One region of Mycolicibacterium rhodesiae NBB3 genomic DNA includes:
- a CDS encoding COX15/CtaA family protein yields MPVGRIFLRLVDLLPLPSVRVQRVIAAAVILTQGGIAVTGAIVRVTASGLGCPTWPQCFPGSFTPIPHPEVAGIHQAVEFGNRMITFLVVLTAALAVLAVTRARRRREVLVYAWLMPASTVLQAVIGGITVLTGLLWWTVAIHLLASMTMVWLSVLLYVKIGEPDGGVVRHRVPKPLRQLTILSALTLAAVLVTGTLVTGAGPHAGDKSITQPVPRLQVEIVTLVQAHAMLLVIYLSLLVALVFGLRAVSAPRTVVRRLAVLLILVAGQALVGRVQYALDVPAALVALHVAGAAACTAATAALWASMRERAEATSLEDALQGDDEIALPTRPRSGV; encoded by the coding sequence GTGCCCGTCGGACGAATATTCCTGCGGCTGGTCGACCTTCTGCCGTTGCCGAGCGTGCGGGTCCAGCGCGTCATCGCCGCTGCCGTCATCCTGACGCAGGGCGGCATCGCGGTCACCGGTGCGATCGTTCGGGTCACCGCCTCCGGGCTGGGCTGCCCGACCTGGCCTCAATGCTTCCCCGGCAGCTTCACGCCGATCCCCCATCCGGAGGTCGCCGGAATCCACCAGGCTGTCGAGTTCGGCAATCGGATGATCACGTTCCTCGTGGTGCTGACGGCCGCGCTGGCGGTTCTGGCCGTCACGCGTGCCCGCAGAAGACGCGAGGTCCTGGTCTATGCGTGGCTGATGCCGGCATCGACGGTGCTCCAGGCCGTCATCGGCGGCATCACAGTGCTCACCGGCCTGCTGTGGTGGACGGTGGCCATCCATCTACTGGCCTCGATGACCATGGTGTGGCTGTCGGTGCTGCTCTACGTCAAGATCGGCGAACCCGACGGCGGCGTCGTGCGGCATCGGGTTCCGAAGCCATTGCGCCAGTTGACCATTCTGAGCGCGTTGACGCTGGCCGCGGTGCTGGTCACCGGAACGCTGGTCACCGGCGCAGGCCCGCATGCGGGCGACAAGAGCATCACGCAACCGGTCCCCCGGCTGCAGGTCGAGATCGTCACCCTGGTGCAAGCACACGCAATGCTGCTGGTGATTTACCTGTCACTGTTGGTGGCGTTGGTGTTCGGGCTGCGCGCGGTCAGCGCGCCTCGAACGGTCGTCAGGCGACTCGCCGTGCTGCTGATTCTCGTGGCGGGGCAAGCTCTGGTCGGGCGCGTGCAATACGCCCTCGACGTTCCCGCCGCTCTGGTGGCCCTGCACGTCGCCGGCGCCGCCGCGTGTACCGCTGCTACCGCGGCGCTATGGGCGTCGATGCGAGAGCGGGCCGAGGCCACGTCGCTCGAGGATGCCCTCCAGGGCGACGACGAAATCGCGCTGCCTACGCGCCCGCGTAGCGGCGTCTAG
- a CDS encoding ATP-grasp domain-containing protein, producing MKLARPDVFHPRVVLAGCQALPEGDGDDADLISALRKRGLHARWLAWDDPETLEADLVILRATWDYIERLDEFLAWTTTVRSLVNAPEVVVWNTDKTYLLDLAKAGVPIVPSQFIAPGERARVPDGEVVVKPAVGAGSVGAQRFTDSDAAGRHVLALHADGRTALIQPYDRRVEQGETALVFLGGRQSHAFTKGPILPSPGNRPAFDDSGTYAEESLAPADPDFELWDIGHAALAAAAAHLGIDVAELLYARVDLIGGRSDAQLLELELVEPSLGWRQLDAATRARRQRDFVVALEGILERRGLGPLSHRRP from the coding sequence ATGAAGCTCGCCCGCCCAGATGTCTTCCATCCGCGCGTCGTCTTGGCGGGCTGCCAGGCATTACCGGAGGGGGACGGGGACGACGCGGACCTGATCTCCGCGCTACGTAAGCGCGGGCTGCACGCCCGCTGGCTGGCCTGGGACGACCCGGAAACGCTGGAGGCGGATCTGGTGATTCTGCGGGCGACGTGGGATTACATCGAACGCCTCGACGAGTTCCTGGCCTGGACGACGACAGTCAGAAGTCTCGTCAACGCGCCCGAGGTGGTCGTGTGGAACACGGACAAGACCTACCTGCTCGACCTCGCCAAGGCCGGGGTGCCGATCGTCCCCAGCCAGTTCATCGCGCCCGGCGAGCGCGCGCGCGTGCCGGACGGCGAGGTGGTTGTCAAACCCGCGGTCGGCGCTGGATCCGTTGGCGCACAACGGTTCACCGACAGCGACGCAGCCGGTCGACACGTCTTGGCGCTGCATGCCGATGGCCGGACGGCTCTCATACAGCCCTATGACCGGCGGGTCGAGCAGGGCGAGACGGCGCTGGTCTTCCTCGGCGGTCGACAGTCGCACGCATTCACCAAGGGGCCGATCCTTCCGTCACCGGGCAATCGGCCGGCCTTTGACGACTCCGGCACCTACGCCGAGGAGTCGTTGGCACCGGCCGACCCGGATTTCGAGCTGTGGGACATCGGACACGCCGCACTCGCGGCCGCGGCCGCGCACCTCGGCATCGACGTGGCCGAGCTGTTGTACGCGCGTGTGGATCTGATCGGCGGCCGGTCCGACGCGCAACTCTTGGAACTCGAGCTGGTCGAGCCGTCGCTGGGCTGGCGGCAGCTAGACGCCGCTACGCGGGCGCGTAGGCAGCGCGATTTCGTCGTCGCCCTGGAGGGCATCCTCGAGCGACGTGGCCTCGGCCCGCTCTCGCATCGACGCCCATAG
- a CDS encoding quinone oxidoreductase family protein, which translates to MYVIEVAETGGPEVLTYVEKPQPSPGPGEVLIKAEAIGVNFLDTYFRSGQYPREVPFVLGNEVCGTVEAVGDEVAALSVGDRVVTAQANGAYAEYAVATADFCAYVPDGVSSDVAAAALLKGMTAHYLIKSTYPVQQGDAVLVHAGAGGVGLILTQWATSLAARVITTVSTPEKAELSRQAGAVEVLDYPEDAADFGAKIKDLTDGGVAVVYDGVGANTFDASLASLAVRGTLALFGASSGPVPAFDPQRLNASGSLFLTRPTLVHYTRTPDEFAWRAGELLDAIASGTITVTVSERYRLQDAAQAHRDLQGRKTVGSVVLVP; encoded by the coding sequence ATGTACGTCATCGAAGTCGCCGAGACCGGCGGACCAGAAGTCCTGACCTACGTCGAGAAGCCGCAGCCGAGCCCGGGGCCCGGCGAGGTGCTGATCAAAGCCGAGGCGATCGGGGTGAACTTCCTCGACACCTATTTCCGCTCGGGGCAGTACCCGCGGGAAGTCCCCTTCGTCCTCGGTAACGAGGTGTGCGGCACGGTCGAGGCCGTCGGCGACGAGGTCGCGGCGCTGTCGGTCGGCGACCGCGTTGTCACCGCGCAGGCGAATGGCGCATACGCCGAATATGCCGTGGCCACAGCGGACTTCTGCGCCTACGTGCCCGACGGTGTCAGCTCCGACGTGGCCGCGGCGGCCCTGCTCAAGGGAATGACCGCCCACTATCTGATCAAGTCGACGTACCCGGTGCAGCAGGGCGACGCCGTTCTGGTGCACGCGGGCGCGGGAGGCGTCGGCTTGATACTGACGCAATGGGCCACCAGCCTGGCCGCCCGGGTGATCACCACGGTGTCCACCCCGGAGAAGGCCGAGCTGTCACGACAGGCCGGGGCCGTCGAGGTGCTCGACTACCCCGAGGATGCTGCCGATTTCGGGGCCAAGATCAAGGACCTCACCGACGGCGGAGTCGCGGTGGTCTACGACGGTGTCGGCGCGAACACGTTCGACGCCAGCCTCGCGAGCCTGGCCGTGCGCGGCACGCTGGCGCTGTTCGGTGCATCCAGCGGACCGGTGCCCGCGTTCGACCCGCAACGCCTCAACGCCTCCGGATCGCTGTTCCTCACCCGGCCGACACTCGTCCACTACACCCGTACCCCCGACGAGTTCGCTTGGCGTGCGGGAGAACTCCTCGATGCCATCGCCAGCGGGACGATCACGGTCACCGTCAGCGAGCGCTACCGCCTCCAGGACGCCGCGCAGGCCCACCGCGACCTGCAGGGCCGCAAGACCGTCGGTTCCGTCGTCCTGGTGCCCTAG
- a CDS encoding heme o synthase, which translates to MDIRESQLPAGVHGRVRTTLLGYLSLTKPRVIELLLVTTIPAMLLAHRGTVDPLLILNTLVGGLLAAAGANTLNCVADADIDKKMKRTERRPLARDIVPRSHALVFGLALSVASFFWLWWTTNMLSAHLAAATIAFYVLVYTLLLKRRTTQNVVWGGAAGCMPVMIGWSAVTGTIQWPALVMFLIIFFWTPPHTWALAMRYKEDYAAAGVPMLPVVATERQVTKQILVYTWLTVAATLALALATGWLYASVAILAGAWFLVMAHQLYGGVRRGEPVKPLRLFLQSNNYLAVVFLALAIDSVLALPTLFTV; encoded by the coding sequence GTGGACATTCGCGAGAGCCAGCTCCCCGCCGGGGTGCACGGTCGGGTGCGGACCACGCTGTTGGGCTACCTCTCGTTGACGAAGCCGCGCGTCATCGAACTGCTGCTCGTCACCACGATTCCCGCCATGCTGCTCGCGCACCGCGGCACGGTGGATCCGTTGCTGATCCTGAACACGCTGGTCGGCGGGCTGCTGGCGGCGGCGGGCGCGAACACCTTGAACTGTGTGGCCGACGCTGACATCGACAAGAAGATGAAGCGCACCGAGCGTAGGCCGTTGGCGCGCGACATCGTCCCGCGCAGCCATGCGCTGGTGTTCGGCCTCGCGCTGTCGGTCGCCTCGTTCTTCTGGCTGTGGTGGACGACGAACATGCTCTCGGCTCACCTCGCCGCAGCGACGATCGCATTCTACGTACTGGTCTACACGCTGCTGCTCAAGCGCCGTACGACGCAGAACGTGGTGTGGGGCGGCGCGGCGGGCTGCATGCCGGTGATGATCGGCTGGTCGGCGGTCACAGGGACCATCCAGTGGCCGGCGCTGGTGATGTTCTTGATCATCTTCTTCTGGACGCCGCCGCACACCTGGGCGCTGGCGATGCGCTACAAGGAGGACTACGCGGCGGCCGGGGTGCCGATGCTGCCCGTGGTGGCCACCGAGCGACAGGTGACCAAGCAGATCCTGGTCTACACCTGGCTGACGGTGGCGGCCACCCTTGCACTCGCGCTGGCCACCGGCTGGCTGTACGCGTCCGTCGCGATCCTGGCCGGGGCGTGGTTCTTGGTGATGGCGCATCAGCTCTACGGCGGGGTGCGTCGCGGCGAGCCTGTCAAGCCGCTCCGGCTGTTCCTGCAGTCGAACAACTATCTCGCTGTGGTGTTCCTTGCGCTGGCGATCGATTCGGTCCTGGCGCTGCCGACGCTGTTCACAGTCTGA
- the tkt gene encoding transketolase — MTTLEEISTLTRPHHPDDWADVDSVAVDTVRVLAADAVQKVGNGHPGTAMSLAPLAYTLFQRQMRHDPSDVHWLGRDRFVLSCGHSSLTLYIQLYLGGFGLELSDIESLRTWKSKTPGHPEFRHTKGVEITTGPLGQGLASAVGMAMASRYERGLFDPDPAWGESPFDHYIYVIASDGDIEEGVTSEASSLAGTQQLGNLIVFYDHNQISIEHDTNIALSEDVPARYRAYGWHVQEVEGGENVVGIEQAIEEAKKVTDKPSFISVRTIIGYPAPTKMNTGGVHGSALGDEEVAATKKVLGFDPDKTFEVRPEVIEHTRKLVERGKEAHEKWQPTFDAWAEREPERKKLLDRLTAEELPEGWDADLTYWEPGSKAVATRAAFGQVLNDVAPKLPELWGGSADLAGSNNTTIKDVKSFGPPSISTDDFSADWYGRVLHFGIREHAMGSILSGIVLHGPTRAFGGTFLQFSDYMRPAVRLASLMDIDTIYIWTHDSIGLGEDGPTHQPIEHLAALRAIPNLSVVRPGDPNETAYAWRSILARGNGSGPVGFILTRQGIPVLEGTSAEGVEKGGYVLGGGNPADDADVIIIGTGSELQLAVEAKKLLAEKDITAYVVSMPCVEWFESQPKEYRDSVLPPTVSARVAVEAAVAQSWYKLVGDTGEIVSIEHYGESADDKTLFREFGFTPEAVAAAAERSIDN; from the coding sequence GTGACCACGCTCGAAGAGATTTCCACCCTTACCCGTCCCCATCACCCCGATGATTGGGCCGATGTGGACTCGGTGGCGGTCGACACCGTTCGCGTGCTGGCCGCCGACGCGGTGCAGAAGGTGGGCAACGGGCACCCCGGTACGGCGATGAGCCTGGCACCGCTGGCGTACACGTTGTTCCAGCGCCAGATGCGCCACGACCCCAGCGACGTGCACTGGCTGGGCCGCGATCGCTTCGTGCTGTCCTGCGGGCACTCGAGCCTCACGCTGTACATCCAGCTGTACCTCGGCGGTTTCGGCCTGGAGCTGTCCGACATCGAGTCGCTGCGGACGTGGAAATCCAAGACGCCCGGCCATCCCGAGTTCCGTCATACCAAGGGCGTGGAGATCACGACCGGGCCGCTGGGTCAGGGCCTGGCCTCGGCGGTCGGCATGGCGATGGCATCGCGCTACGAGCGCGGCCTGTTCGACCCCGACCCGGCGTGGGGTGAGAGCCCGTTCGACCACTACATCTACGTCATCGCCTCCGACGGTGACATCGAGGAAGGCGTGACGAGCGAGGCGTCGTCGCTGGCGGGCACTCAGCAGCTCGGCAATCTCATCGTGTTCTACGACCACAACCAGATCTCGATCGAGCACGACACGAATATCGCCCTTTCCGAGGATGTTCCGGCCCGCTATCGCGCCTACGGCTGGCACGTCCAGGAGGTCGAGGGCGGTGAGAACGTCGTCGGTATCGAGCAAGCCATCGAAGAGGCGAAGAAGGTCACCGACAAGCCGTCGTTCATCTCGGTGCGGACGATCATCGGCTACCCCGCGCCCACCAAGATGAACACCGGCGGGGTGCACGGTTCGGCGCTCGGTGACGAAGAGGTCGCGGCCACCAAGAAGGTGCTGGGCTTCGATCCCGATAAGACGTTCGAGGTGCGGCCGGAGGTCATCGAGCACACCCGCAAACTGGTGGAACGCGGCAAGGAGGCCCACGAGAAGTGGCAGCCCACCTTCGACGCCTGGGCCGAGCGCGAACCGGAGCGCAAGAAGCTGCTGGATCGGCTGACCGCCGAGGAGCTGCCCGAGGGCTGGGACGCGGACCTGACGTACTGGGAGCCCGGCTCCAAGGCCGTGGCCACCCGCGCGGCCTTCGGCCAGGTGCTCAACGACGTGGCACCGAAGCTGCCGGAACTGTGGGGCGGCTCGGCCGACCTCGCAGGCAGCAACAACACGACGATCAAGGACGTCAAATCCTTTGGGCCGCCGTCGATCTCGACCGACGACTTCAGCGCCGACTGGTACGGCCGGGTGCTGCACTTCGGCATTCGCGAACACGCGATGGGCTCGATTCTGTCCGGCATCGTGCTGCACGGGCCGACCCGCGCGTTCGGCGGAACGTTCCTGCAGTTCTCCGACTACATGCGCCCCGCGGTCCGGCTGGCGTCCCTGATGGACATCGACACCATCTACATCTGGACTCACGACTCGATCGGTCTCGGCGAGGACGGGCCCACGCATCAGCCGATCGAGCACCTCGCGGCGCTGCGGGCGATCCCGAACCTGTCGGTGGTGCGCCCCGGCGATCCCAACGAGACGGCATACGCGTGGCGCAGCATCCTGGCACGCGGTAACGGCAGCGGTCCGGTCGGTTTCATTCTCACCCGTCAGGGCATTCCAGTACTGGAAGGCACCAGCGCCGAGGGTGTCGAAAAGGGTGGTTACGTGCTCGGCGGCGGTAATCCCGCCGACGACGCCGACGTGATCATCATCGGCACCGGTTCGGAGCTGCAACTGGCGGTGGAAGCGAAGAAACTGTTGGCCGAAAAGGACATCACGGCATACGTCGTGTCGATGCCGTGCGTCGAGTGGTTCGAATCGCAGCCGAAGGAGTACCGCGATTCGGTTCTCCCCCCAACGGTTTCGGCGCGTGTTGCGGTGGAAGCGGCTGTCGCGCAGAGCTGGTACAAGCTGGTCGGTGACACCGGCGAGATCGTCTCGATCGAGCATTACGGCGAATCGGCGGACGACAAGACGCTGTTCCGCGAGTTCGGCTTCACCCCCGAGGCCGTCGCGGCTGCCGCCGAGCGATCCATAGACAACTGA
- the tal gene encoding transaldolase, which translates to MTQNQNLAALSAAGVSVWLDDLSRERLQTGNLQELIDTKSVVGVTTNPSIFQAALSKGDSYDGQVKELAERGADVDATIRTVTTDDVRNACDVLAKQYELSDGVDGRVSIEVDPRLAHDTDKTILQAIELWKIVDRPNLLIKIPATEAGIPAIASVLAEGISVNVTLIFSVERHRMVMDAYLKGLEKAKDAGHDISKIHSVASFFVSRVDTEIDKRLEKIGSDEALKLRGKAGVANAHLAYAAYEEVFVGGSRFEALKADGARVQRPLWASTGVKNEDYSDTLYVTELVAPNTVNTMPEKTMDAVADHGVITGDTVTGKAEEAQGVFDKLDAVGIDLPDVFRLLEDEGVEKFEKSWQELLDATQEQLDSNKPSAKK; encoded by the coding sequence ATGACGCAGAATCAGAATCTGGCCGCCCTGTCCGCCGCAGGGGTCTCGGTCTGGCTTGACGACCTCTCGCGCGAACGGTTGCAGACCGGCAATCTGCAGGAGCTCATCGACACCAAGTCGGTCGTCGGAGTGACCACGAACCCGTCGATCTTCCAGGCGGCTCTGTCGAAGGGCGACTCATACGACGGTCAGGTCAAAGAGTTGGCCGAGCGCGGCGCCGACGTCGATGCGACGATCCGCACCGTCACCACCGACGACGTGCGTAATGCCTGCGACGTGCTGGCCAAGCAGTACGAGCTGTCCGACGGTGTCGACGGCCGCGTGTCGATCGAAGTCGATCCGCGCCTCGCACACGACACCGACAAGACGATCCTGCAGGCCATCGAGCTGTGGAAGATCGTCGACCGGCCCAACCTGCTGATCAAGATCCCCGCAACCGAAGCCGGCATCCCAGCCATCGCTTCCGTTCTCGCCGAAGGCATTTCGGTCAACGTCACGCTGATCTTCTCTGTCGAGCGCCACCGCATGGTGATGGACGCCTACCTGAAGGGGCTGGAGAAGGCCAAGGACGCGGGTCACGACATCTCCAAGATCCACTCCGTCGCATCGTTTTTCGTGTCCCGTGTGGATACCGAGATCGACAAGCGCTTGGAGAAGATCGGCTCTGACGAAGCGCTGAAGCTGCGCGGAAAGGCCGGCGTCGCCAACGCGCATCTGGCCTATGCGGCCTACGAAGAGGTGTTCGTCGGCGGCTCGCGCTTCGAGGCGCTGAAGGCCGACGGCGCACGCGTGCAGCGGCCGCTGTGGGCGTCGACCGGCGTCAAGAACGAGGACTACTCCGACACCCTGTACGTGACCGAGTTGGTTGCCCCGAACACGGTCAACACCATGCCGGAGAAGACGATGGACGCGGTCGCCGACCACGGCGTCATCACCGGAGACACCGTCACCGGCAAGGCCGAAGAGGCGCAGGGCGTCTTCGACAAGCTCGACGCTGTCGGGATCGACCTACCCGATGTCTTCAGGCTCCTCGAGGACGAGGGTGTCGAGAAGTTCGAGAAGTCCTGGCAGGAGTTGCTGGACGCCACGCAGGAACAGCTCGACAGCAACAAGCCATCAGCCAAGAAATGA
- the zwf gene encoding glucose-6-phosphate dehydrogenase, with the protein MTAWRNPLRDKRDKRMPHIPGPCVVVIFGVTGDLARKKVMPAIYDLANRGLLPANFALVGFARRDWSDEDFAKLVFDSVKDHARTPFRQEVWDRLAEGIRFVQGTFDDDKGYERLAESLDKLDAERGTGGNHAFYLSIPPNAFPVVCEQLKKSGLAEKPEGSWSRVVIEKPFGHDLQSAQELNGVVNSIFPEESVFRIDHYLGKETVQNILALRFANELYEPIWNNNYVDSVQITMAEDIGLGGRGGYYDGVGAARDVIQNHLLQLMALTAMEEPVNFGPGDLQAEKIKVLSATQVMQPLDQTTARGQYAAGWQGSEKVVGLLEEEGFSKDSTTETYAAIALEIDTRRWAGVPFFLRTGKRLGRRVTEIALIFKRAPHLPFDKTMTEELGQNALVIRVQPDEGITTRFGSKVPGSAMEVRDVNMDFSYGSAFADDSPEAYERLILDVLLGEPSLFPVNREVEFSWEILDPVLDYWASHGKPQAYESGTWGPESADEMLHRMGREWRRP; encoded by the coding sequence ATGACGGCATGGCGTAATCCGCTGCGCGACAAGCGCGATAAGCGGATGCCCCATATCCCGGGTCCGTGCGTCGTGGTCATCTTCGGCGTTACGGGGGACCTTGCACGCAAAAAGGTGATGCCGGCGATCTACGACCTGGCCAATCGCGGCTTGCTGCCCGCCAACTTTGCGCTTGTCGGGTTCGCCCGGCGGGATTGGTCGGACGAGGATTTCGCGAAACTGGTGTTCGACTCGGTGAAGGATCACGCTCGCACGCCCTTTCGCCAGGAGGTCTGGGATCGGCTCGCCGAGGGAATCCGCTTCGTGCAGGGCACCTTTGACGACGACAAGGGCTACGAACGGTTGGCCGAGTCACTCGACAAGCTCGATGCCGAACGTGGGACCGGAGGCAATCACGCCTTCTACCTGTCGATCCCGCCCAACGCCTTCCCCGTTGTCTGCGAACAGCTGAAGAAGTCCGGGCTGGCGGAAAAGCCCGAGGGTTCGTGGAGCAGGGTGGTCATCGAGAAGCCGTTCGGCCACGACCTGCAGAGCGCACAGGAGCTCAATGGTGTGGTCAACAGCATCTTCCCCGAGGAATCGGTGTTCCGCATAGACCACTACCTCGGCAAGGAGACCGTCCAGAACATCCTGGCACTGCGCTTCGCGAACGAGCTGTACGAACCGATCTGGAACAACAACTACGTCGACAGCGTCCAGATCACGATGGCCGAGGACATCGGGCTTGGCGGGCGCGGTGGCTATTACGACGGTGTCGGTGCCGCCCGCGACGTCATCCAGAATCACCTGCTGCAGCTGATGGCGCTCACAGCCATGGAGGAACCCGTCAACTTCGGGCCGGGTGATCTGCAGGCTGAGAAGATCAAGGTGCTGTCCGCCACGCAGGTCATGCAGCCGCTTGATCAGACCACCGCGCGCGGACAGTACGCAGCGGGATGGCAGGGCAGCGAGAAGGTCGTCGGTCTGCTCGAAGAGGAGGGGTTTTCGAAGGACTCGACCACCGAGACCTATGCCGCCATTGCGCTGGAGATCGACACTCGGCGGTGGGCGGGCGTGCCGTTCTTCCTTCGCACTGGAAAACGGTTGGGCCGCAGGGTCACCGAGATCGCCTTGATTTTCAAGAGGGCTCCGCATCTGCCGTTCGACAAGACGATGACCGAGGAACTCGGCCAGAACGCGTTGGTCATCCGGGTGCAACCCGACGAGGGGATCACCACGCGGTTCGGTTCCAAGGTGCCTGGCAGCGCCATGGAGGTCCGCGATGTGAACATGGACTTCTCCTACGGGTCCGCTTTCGCCGACGACTCCCCCGAGGCCTATGAGCGACTCATCCTCGATGTGCTGCTTGGCGAGCCGTCGCTGTTTCCAGTCAACCGCGAGGTCGAATTCTCTTGGGAGATACTCGATCCGGTGCTGGACTATTGGGCGTCACACGGTAAGCCGCAGGCCTACGAATCCGGCACGTGGGGGCCCGAATCGGCCGACGAGATGCTGCACCGCATGGGCCGGGAATGGAGGCGGCCGTA